In Peromyscus eremicus chromosome 2, PerEre_H2_v1, whole genome shotgun sequence, a single genomic region encodes these proteins:
- the Kdf1 gene encoding keratinocyte differentiation factor 1 — protein sequence MPRPGQPRPSSGPPRLGPWERPTELCLETNDERSQPPPGRRTRRPDPKDPGHHGPESITFISGSAEPATEPPTCCLLWRPWGWDWCRAALCFRRCRDCLQRCGACVRGCSPCLSAVDPTEGSAEVTWVKENGVPPSPDCAPPSRRDGQRLKSSMGSSFSYPDVKLKGIPVYPYRHATSPVPDADSCCKEPLPEPLPTRHSLPSTLPSSPRGSEEYYSFHESDLDLPEMGTGSMSSREIDVLIFKKLTELFSVHQIDELAKCTSDTVFLEKTSKISDLISSITQDYHLDEQDAEGRLVRGIIRISTRKSRSRPQTSEGRSARSTAPAAAPDSGHETMVGSGLSQDELTVQISQETTADAIARKLRPYGTPGYPASQDSSFQGTDTDSSGAPLLQVYC from the exons ATGCCCAGACCGGGACAGCCTCGCCCATCGTCTGGGCCTCCTCGCTTGGGTCCCTGGGAGAGGCCAACAGAGTTATGCCTGGAAACCAATGATGAGCGCTCCCAGCCCCCACCAGGCCGCCGCACCCGCAGGCCGGACCCCAAGGACCCTGGCCACCACGGGCCAGAGAGTATCACCTTCATTTCAGGCTCTGCAGAACCGGCCACTGAGCCCCCAACCTGCTGCCTCCTCTGGCGCCCCTGGGGGTGGGACTGGTGCAGGGCTGCCTTGTGCTTTCGCCGCTGCAGGGATTGCCTGCAGCGCTGTGGGGCTTGTGTGCGGGGCTGCAGCCCCTGCTTATCTGCTGTGGATCCCACTGAGGGGTCTGCTGAAGTCACCTGGGTCAAGGAGAATGGTGTGCCACCCAGCCCGGACTGTGCACCTCCCAGCCGCCGGGATGGCCAGCGGCTCAAGTCCAGCATGGGCAGCAGCTTCAGCTACCCTGACGTTAAGCTCAAGGGCATTCCAGTCTACCCCTACCGCCATGCCACCTCCCCAGTCCCTGATGCGGACTCCTGCTGCAAGGAGCCCCTGCCTGAGCCTCTTCCCACACGGCACAGCCTGCCAAGCACCCTCCCCAGCAGCCCCCGCGGCTCCGAGGAGTATTACTCCTTCCACGAGTCGGACCTGGACCTGCCTGAGATGGGCACTGGCTCCATGTCGAGCCGGGAGATCGACGTGCTTATTTTCAAGAAGCTGACAGAGCTGTTCAGTGTACACCAGATTGACGAGCTGGCCAAGTGCACGTCGGACACTGTGTTCCTGGAGAAGACCAGCAAGATCTCAGACCTGATCAGCAGCATCACGCAGGATTACCACCTGGACGAGCAAGACGCCGAGGGCCGCCTGGTGCGCGGCATCATCCGTATCAGTACCCGCAAAAGCCGCTCCCGCCCACAGACCTCCGAGGGGCGCTCAGCCCGCTCTACTGCCCCTGCTGCTGCCCCCGACAGTGGCCATGAGACCATGGTGGGCTCTGGCCTCAGCCAGGATG AACTGACAGTGCAGATCTCCCAGGAGACGACAGCAGATGCCATCGCCAGGAAGCTGAGGCCATATGGAACCCCAG GGTACCCAGCCAGCCAAGACTCGTCCTTCCAGGGCACGGACACAGACTCTTCAGGGGCACCCCTGCTGCAGGTGTACTGCTAA